The Roseovarius indicus genome has a segment encoding these proteins:
- a CDS encoding aldehyde dehydrogenase family protein, translating into MKDLDIALPDPLNLIGGRWQPAASGKTLDMICPSDGAPFATIADSDATDIDAAVAAAREAFDGGAWSALTATERGRLLMALARLIDDHADRLARIEALDCGKPMKQARADMVATARYFEFYGGAADKLHGEVIPFLNGYAVTAEHEPHGVTAHIIPWNYPAQMFGRTVAPALAMGNATVVKPAEDACLTVLALAALAQEAGFPDGALNVVTGRGHVAGAALSSHPGIDFISFTGSPEVGVMIQTEAAKNFIGCTLELGGKSPQILFEDADLEKALPVLTGAIVQNGGQTCSAGSRVLVHRDIWETLTARLVERFGTLVASSHGADRDLGALISLKQKGRVEEFLRTAGAPLMAEGQVDPEAPKEGYYVAPRLYGPVDPADRLAQQEVFGPVLAAIPFEDEADAVRIANGTEFGLAAGIWTRDGGRQYRVAKALRCGQVFINGYGAGGGIELPFGGVRKSGHGREKGLMALLEFSRVKTIINHHG; encoded by the coding sequence ATGAAAGACCTCGACATTGCCCTTCCCGACCCGCTCAACCTGATCGGCGGGCGCTGGCAGCCCGCGGCGTCGGGCAAGACGCTCGACATGATCTGCCCAAGCGACGGCGCCCCCTTCGCGACCATTGCCGACAGTGACGCGACAGATATCGACGCGGCGGTCGCGGCGGCACGCGAGGCGTTCGACGGCGGGGCATGGTCGGCGCTGACGGCGACCGAACGTGGCCGGCTGCTCATGGCGCTGGCCCGCCTGATCGACGACCACGCCGACCGGTTGGCCCGGATCGAGGCGCTGGACTGTGGCAAGCCCATGAAGCAGGCGCGCGCCGACATGGTGGCGACCGCCCGCTACTTCGAATTCTACGGCGGCGCCGCAGACAAGCTGCATGGCGAGGTCATTCCGTTTCTCAACGGCTACGCGGTCACCGCCGAGCATGAGCCCCATGGGGTCACCGCGCATATCATCCCGTGGAACTACCCGGCGCAGATGTTCGGCCGCACTGTCGCGCCGGCGCTTGCCATGGGCAATGCCACCGTCGTCAAACCGGCCGAAGATGCCTGCCTGACCGTGCTGGCCCTTGCCGCGCTGGCGCAGGAGGCGGGGTTTCCCGACGGGGCGCTGAACGTGGTCACCGGGCGGGGCCACGTGGCCGGGGCTGCGCTTTCGTCGCATCCGGGCATTGATTTCATCTCCTTCACCGGGTCGCCGGAAGTTGGCGTGATGATCCAGACCGAGGCGGCGAAGAACTTCATCGGCTGCACGCTGGAACTGGGTGGCAAGTCGCCCCAGATCCTGTTCGAGGATGCCGATTTGGAGAAGGCGCTGCCGGTGCTGACCGGGGCGATCGTTCAGAACGGCGGGCAGACCTGTTCGGCCGGCTCGCGGGTGCTGGTGCATCGGGACATCTGGGAGACCCTGACCGCGCGGCTTGTCGAGCGGTTCGGCACGCTGGTCGCCTCGTCTCATGGCGCCGACAGGGACCTTGGCGCACTGATCTCCCTGAAACAGAAGGGCCGGGTCGAGGAGTTCCTGCGCACGGCGGGCGCGCCCCTTATGGCCGAGGGCCAGGTCGACCCTGAGGCGCCGAAAGAGGGATACTATGTCGCCCCGCGGCTTTACGGGCCGGTGGACCCGGCCGACCGGCTGGCGCAGCAGGAGGTCTTTGGCCCGGTGCTGGCCGCCATCCCGTTCGAGGACGAAGCCGACGCGGTACGTATTGCCAACGGCACGGAGTTCGGGCTTGCCGCGGGCATCTGGACCCGGGATGGCGGGCGGCAATACCGGGTGGCCAAGGCCCTGCGCTGTGGACAGGTGTTCATCAACGGCTACGGGGCGGGCGGCGGGATCGAATTGCCGTTTGGCGGGGTACGCAAATCGGGCCACGGGCGGGAAAAGGGGCTGATGGCGCTGCTCGAGTTTTCGCGGGTCAAGACGATCATCAATCACCACGGGTGA
- a CDS encoding quinone oxidoreductase family protein: MPNAIVLREFGPAENLVFEEVARPEPGPGQLRLRVSAIGANYHDVYVRTGLYRTLDLPGVPGIELVGVVEALGEGVTGPAPGTRVACVTGRYGCYTEEAVVPAELVLPMPDAVSDEAAAAGMLKGLTAAMLLTEAYRVGAETTLLIHAGAGGVGQIVTRWAKALGATVISTVGSEAKARVAQACGADHVILYREEDFVARVKEITGGRGVDVAYDSVGKDTFAGSLDCLAPLGHLVNFGQASGPVPPFEVSRLAAGSHTLLRPIIFHYLADPARRGPLFEMLLGAMEAGLVTPDVALSLPLSEAAEAHRALESRALAGAVILRP, from the coding sequence ATGCCGAACGCCATCGTCCTGCGGGAATTCGGACCGGCCGAAAACCTTGTCTTCGAAGAGGTCGCGCGCCCCGAGCCCGGGCCGGGCCAGCTGCGCCTTCGCGTCTCCGCGATCGGCGCGAATTACCATGATGTCTACGTGCGCACCGGTCTTTACCGCACGCTCGACCTGCCGGGCGTTCCGGGGATCGAACTGGTCGGCGTGGTCGAAGCGCTGGGCGAGGGGGTGACCGGCCCGGCCCCCGGCACGCGCGTCGCCTGCGTGACCGGCCGTTATGGCTGCTATACCGAGGAAGCGGTGGTGCCGGCAGAGCTGGTGCTGCCGATGCCCGATGCCGTCAGTGACGAGGCCGCGGCCGCCGGCATGCTGAAAGGGCTGACAGCCGCCATGTTGCTGACCGAAGCCTACCGGGTGGGGGCCGAAACGACCCTGCTGATCCACGCCGGCGCGGGTGGCGTCGGCCAGATCGTGACACGGTGGGCCAAGGCGCTCGGCGCGACCGTGATTTCCACCGTCGGGTCCGAAGCGAAGGCCCGCGTTGCCCAGGCGTGCGGCGCAGATCACGTCATCCTTTACCGCGAGGAGGATTTCGTCGCACGCGTGAAGGAAATAACCGGCGGCCGCGGTGTCGATGTCGCCTACGACTCGGTCGGGAAGGACACCTTCGCAGGCTCGCTCGATTGCCTTGCCCCGTTGGGGCATCTCGTGAATTTCGGCCAGGCGTCCGGCCCGGTGCCGCCGTTCGAGGTGTCGCGCCTCGCCGCCGGGTCGCATACGCTTCTGCGGCCGATCATCTTTCACTACCTGGCCGATCCCGCGCGGCGCGGACCTCTCTTCGAAATGTTGCTCGGGGCGATGGAGGCGGGCCTCGTCACACCCGACGTCGCCCTGAGCCTGCCCCTCTCCGAAGCGGCCGAGGCGCATCGGGCGCTGGAAAGCCGCGCGCTGGCAGGGGCGGTGATCCTGCGCCCGTGA
- a CDS encoding TRAP transporter small permease: MRFWSAIGLIEKNMAGIGAGLCILAVMLITVAGVFGRYVLHTDLIPGGYNLIERVLFPLIVFWAMPLAHREGLFPRFELLSEHLPRLAARALGAAVLAVEIAVYLAILYFSSTFVMKAVDTGRTMQIGTDTWLLWPIAVMMPLAFLLMLLEMLRLFWVDAVAIFRG; the protein is encoded by the coding sequence ATGCGCTTCTGGTCTGCAATCGGACTGATCGAAAAGAACATGGCCGGGATCGGAGCCGGGCTGTGCATCCTTGCGGTGATGCTGATCACGGTCGCCGGGGTTTTCGGCCGCTATGTCCTGCATACCGACCTCATTCCCGGCGGCTATAACCTGATCGAGCGGGTGCTGTTCCCGCTGATCGTGTTCTGGGCGATGCCGCTGGCTCATCGCGAGGGGTTGTTTCCCCGCTTCGAGCTTCTCTCCGAGCATCTGCCGCGTCTTGCCGCGCGTGCCCTCGGGGCGGCCGTGCTGGCGGTCGAGATCGCGGTCTACCTCGCCATTCTCTATTTCAGCTCGACCTTCGTGATGAAGGCGGTCGACACGGGCCGGACGATGCAGATCGGCACGGATACCTGGCTGCTCTGGCCGATTGCCGTGATGATGCCGCTTGCCTTCCTGCTCATGCTGCTGGAAATGCTGCGGCTGTTCTGGGTCGACGCGGTGGCGATCTTCAGGGGATGA
- a CDS encoding TRAP transporter large permease has translation MSHEFTLWFVGAWFAIALFLGQAVATCLFGAGLVGVYLWAGPRVLHGLVGQDIFFTASTYSLSIVPLYLLMAQALLKGNVIVDLFRIGRRLAGPRRLPLGVATILTGGMLGAVSGSGSASAASLAVLTGPELEKSGYTKVFAVGLAAIGGSLSAIIPPSIIVIIYGSMTLVPIGALFIASIGPAILCILVFIFCLWAFSDIRPEARGSDATVIEDEPIGPGTIISFLFVLFLMFVVFGSIYGGIVTVGEAGAMGAFAALTGMLAMRRIGLRDIYAALTESAKVTAMLVLLVIAAQVFSRFLSFSQLPRTILSAAEPMIDQPLMLVAVLMLVIFIAGMILESIAVIILLIPIVQPMLEAAQVDMLWFGILASFMITLGLLTPPVGLSTYAAASVSNVPVAKVFRPTTLFAFIAAVTVAATMLLWPPLVTWLPAHIR, from the coding sequence ATGTCCCATGAATTCACGCTTTGGTTCGTCGGAGCCTGGTTCGCCATCGCCCTTTTCCTCGGACAGGCCGTGGCAACCTGCCTTTTCGGGGCCGGGCTGGTCGGGGTCTATCTGTGGGCCGGGCCGCGCGTGCTGCACGGGCTGGTCGGACAGGACATCTTCTTCACCGCCTCGACCTATTCGCTTTCCATTGTGCCGCTCTATCTGCTGATGGCGCAGGCCCTGCTCAAGGGCAACGTGATCGTCGATCTTTTCCGTATCGGGCGGCGTCTTGCGGGCCCAAGGCGGCTGCCGCTCGGTGTGGCCACGATCCTCACGGGCGGAATGCTCGGCGCGGTTTCGGGGTCAGGCAGCGCGAGCGCCGCCTCTCTTGCGGTCCTTACCGGGCCCGAGCTTGAAAAATCGGGTTATACCAAGGTTTTCGCCGTGGGTCTGGCCGCCATTGGTGGGTCGCTTTCGGCCATCATCCCCCCCAGCATCATCGTCATCATCTACGGCTCCATGACCCTGGTGCCGATCGGGGCGCTCTTCATCGCCTCCATCGGGCCTGCGATCCTTTGCATCCTGGTTTTCATCTTCTGCCTCTGGGCCTTTTCCGACATCCGGCCCGAGGCCCGCGGCAGCGATGCCACGGTGATCGAGGACGAACCCATCGGGCCCGGCACGATCATCTCGTTCCTGTTCGTGCTCTTCCTGATGTTCGTCGTCTTCGGCAGCATCTACGGCGGCATCGTCACGGTCGGCGAAGCCGGCGCCATGGGCGCCTTTGCCGCGCTGACCGGCATGCTGGCCATGCGCCGGATCGGGTTGCGCGACATCTACGCCGCCCTTACCGAGTCGGCCAAGGTCACGGCGATGCTGGTGCTTCTGGTGATCGCCGCCCAGGTGTTCTCGCGGTTCCTGAGCTTTTCGCAACTGCCGCGCACGATCCTGTCTGCTGCCGAGCCGATGATTGATCAGCCGCTGATGCTGGTGGCCGTTCTGATGCTTGTCATCTTCATTGCCGGCATGATCCTGGAATCCATCGCGGTGATCATCCTGCTCATCCCGATCGTGCAGCCCATGCTGGAAGCCGCGCAGGTCGACATGCTTTGGTTCGGTATTCTTGCGAGCTTCATGATCACGCTCGGCCTCCTGACACCGCCCGTGGGCCTGTCGACCTATGCCGCTGCCAGCGTGTCGAACGTGCCGGTGGCCAAGGTCTTCCGGCCGACGACGCTCTTTGCCTTTATCGCCGCGGTCACCGTGGCCGCCACGATGCTGCTCTGGCCGCCGCTGGTGACCTGGCTGCCCGCCCATATCCGATAG
- a CDS encoding C4-dicarboxylate ABC transporter substrate-binding protein, whose product MNINVVRRIGTRAAAVATAIGLASAAHADNFSIASSLPRAHLWVSAHKEVLMERLEEKTSGEMTFTPFFAGELTGLGRELDALQNGVVDIIDPLVAPYHEGAFPLSEVTQLPTYETDSVMVTRAFQNLMDSDVELVDGKTFYDYEIGDKGIIGWGIGATAAYSISTTGKKLEAPGDFQGVPMRAGSGLQTIVLEKLGATPVTMPASQAYEALSRGTIEGIVLAVVDWKSYSMEQLLKYTIEGVSIGQWESYLAITQDAWNRMSPEEQKIFDETARQVSIDAAQQWEEGVGAVRQVAVDAGSEFVAIDDLSPEMQAHIAKAAEDTWVEWIEKLEAQGHPAKAAAKLYGEYIVAEGGVLPTGISEYLGL is encoded by the coding sequence ATGAACATCAACGTCGTGCGCCGTATCGGCACACGGGCGGCCGCTGTCGCCACCGCAATCGGGCTGGCAAGCGCCGCTCACGCCGACAATTTCTCAATCGCCTCTTCGCTGCCGCGCGCGCATCTCTGGGTTTCGGCCCACAAGGAGGTGCTGATGGAACGGCTCGAGGAGAAGACCAGTGGCGAGATGACCTTCACGCCGTTCTTCGCGGGCGAGTTGACCGGCCTTGGCCGTGAGCTCGATGCGCTGCAGAACGGCGTTGTCGACATCATCGACCCGCTGGTTGCGCCCTACCACGAAGGCGCCTTCCCGCTGAGCGAAGTCACGCAATTGCCGACATACGAGACCGACTCGGTCATGGTCACCCGGGCGTTCCAGAACTTGATGGACAGCGACGTCGAGCTGGTCGACGGCAAGACGTTCTACGACTACGAGATCGGCGACAAGGGCATCATCGGCTGGGGCATCGGCGCCACCGCGGCCTATTCCATCTCGACCACCGGCAAGAAACTTGAAGCGCCCGGCGATTTCCAGGGCGTCCCCATGCGTGCGGGCTCGGGTCTTCAGACCATCGTGCTCGAGAAACTCGGCGCCACGCCGGTCACGATGCCCGCCTCTCAAGCCTACGAGGCGCTGTCGCGCGGCACGATCGAGGGGATCGTGCTCGCCGTGGTCGACTGGAAGAGTTACTCCATGGAGCAGCTTCTGAAATACACGATCGAAGGCGTGTCGATCGGCCAGTGGGAAAGCTATCTGGCGATCACCCAGGACGCATGGAACCGGATGTCGCCGGAAGAACAGAAGATCTTCGACGAGACGGCCCGCCAGGTGTCGATCGACGCGGCACAGCAGTGGGAAGAAGGTGTGGGCGCGGTGCGCCAGGTCGCCGTCGATGCCGGGTCGGAATTCGTTGCGATCGACGATCTTTCACCCGAGATGCAGGCCCATATCGCCAAGGCGGCCGAGGACACCTGGGTCGAGTGGATCGAGAAGCTCGAAGCGCAGGGCCATCCTGCCAAGGCCGCGGCAAAGCTCTATGGTGAGTACATCGTTGCCGAAGGCGGTGTGCTTCCGACCGGCATTTCCGAGTATCTCGGACTCTGA